The Centropristis striata isolate RG_2023a ecotype Rhode Island chromosome 1, C.striata_1.0, whole genome shotgun sequence nucleotide sequence CCCGAAGGCTAGGAAAAAAATTGGCATATGCACCAGGCAAGTAATTCGTATTGGACTGAATAGGCGCCATATTTGTATTCAGTTTCCAGATCGTATAATACATCTGTGGTCCTAACCAAAGCTGATGATATCACCAGGGTAATTCCGTCCAGTTCCTTCTCCACAGTCAGACTGCTTATGATCAAACTGGACTTGATGTGTAAAATCTCTTAAGTTCCcttttaataaagtatttttgtcCAGTTCATGTGATGCCTCTTCAGAGAATAAAGATGTGACCTTTTATATTCACTCACTTTAAACTATTTGTCTTTGTGCATGCAGGGCTGATCAGCGCATTCCCCATGTTCGGCTCCTCGTTCTTCTACAtccacagcagcagctccacctcCTTCTATGCGCCCTGCATTGTTGCTGTCAATCAACATGGCCTCCACTTcctgcacaaaaatacacacgTAAGGAGCCACACACATTCACGACTGTCAGGCTCTCGAATGACTCATGAGCTCATCGTGACTGAAACATGAGCCCAGAAGAAGAGTCACGTCGTTTTTAGCAGATAgttgtgttttaaagtgtttggTCTCTGTGGCGCAGGAGCTGATGGCAATGGTCCCCCTGGTGGAGGTGCAGTCCAGCCGCACCCAGAGGCCCACTGCTGGAACGAGCTACCCGTATGTGGACCTCACCCTGGGGGACTTGAACACGCAGCGGCTCAttcagctgcagctggagcAGGTATGACGCAAACACAGACAAGGACACTCAGAGGCCACACATGACCGTTTTCTGATGTCTCTGTGCTCATGTCGCTGGTGTTTCTCCGCAGGGCCTGGAGTTGTGTCGAGTCATCGCCATGCAGGTGGAAAACATGATGTCCGTGCGGGAGAGGAGACTCACCCTTCCACCCAGTGAAATCACCATGTTATAACTTCAGCGTACGCACACACttgtatgaacacacacataaatgatATGATAATAATTGTCCTACCTCTTCTTGCCTTCAGGTGTTTTATTAATATACATGAATGTGTAAGTGTACCCTGAAGTCACGACATTATACCTGTTAACTGAACAAAGTGCATCCTGAAGACAGTGAAAAGTCAATATTAGTTAATGTTTCTTACAGGACATTTTTATAGTTGCACTTAAACAATTCaagctgttttaaaatgtacataaactgtTAATGTGAGGAAGCTTCAGAGGCCTTTTCATTACAAAATTTTATAACTAAAtggaacatgtttttttattttttttattgatactGATTACTGTATAACTTGATTATAGTGTGAACAATTGTTGTATTCAACCTATATTAATGCATcaactttcttttttgtaaagaatattttatcaaaataaaataatctattttaaaGAGAGAGATATGAGAACTTGTGCACTTTgtgaataaaattattaaacaaCAATATGGTATCAACACTATAATAAAGAAATAGatacaatgaataaataaaaatcaacaaagtccataacatatttattttaatgaccaGTGTCTCAGACAAGGCactattgattattattattattatttctcaattaattaattgtaaaattaccctgacctgtgggcccaccagacctgtgggcccaccacccGCAGACTCAGGCATAAGGGTCGGGTGCACAGAGAGTCGGGCGGCAGGCAAAGGTGgggacctgggcgtgctgacccccggctccagcggctagctctggggacgtggaacgtcacctcgctggcggggaaggagcccgagcttgtgcgggaggtggatcgttaccaactagaaatagttgggctcacctccacgcatagcttgggctctggaaccaaactcctggagagaggcttgactctctccttttccggagttgcccagggtgagaggcgccgggcgggtgtggggatactcacaagcccccggctgagtgccgctgtgttggagttctccccgaggaacgagagggtcgcctccttgcggctgcaagtcgcagggagaaggtctctgactgttgtttgtgcttatgcaccaaacagcagttcggagtacccggccttcttggagtctctgggtggtgtcctggaaggggtaccatcTGGGGACTCCattgttcttctgggagacttcaacgctcacgtgggtaaagatgatggtacctggagggggtgattgggaggaacggcctgcccgatctaaacccgagtggtgttctgttattggacttctgtgctagtcacggattgtccataacgaacaccatgttcgaacatagagttgttcataagtgtacctggtaccagagcactctaggccaaagatcgatgatcgattttattatcgtatcgtctgatctgcggccgcatgttttggacactcgggtgaagagaggagcagagctgtcaactgatcaccacctggtggtgagttggatcaggtggcgggggaggatgctagacagacctggcaaacccaaacgcgtagtgagggtgaactgggaacgtctggcagaggcccctgtctgcagggtcttcaactcacgcctccggaagaatttctccaacatcccgggtgaggctggggacatggagtccgaatgggccatgttcaaagcctcaattgttgacgcggctggtaggagctgtggcctgaaggccgtcggtgcctgtcgtggcggcaacccaagaacccgctggtggacaccagcggtgagggaggccgtcaagctgaagaaggaggcctttcggtcttggctggccgaggggtctctggaatcagcagacaggtaccgttcggccagaagggctgcagctgcgggagtcgctgaagcaaaaactcgggtatgggaggaattcggggaggccatggaggaggacttccggtcggcctcaaagaggttctggaaaaccgtcaggcgactcaggaagggaaagcagggcttggcccaagccgtgttcagcgggggaggagacctgctgacccgacctggggatgtccttacacggtggaaagaacactttgaggaactccttaatccagccaaaatgtcctccgtagaggaggcagagtctgaagactcaggggaagactcatcaataTCCCTGGCGGAGGTCAccgaggtagttaaaaagctgcccggcggcaaggcgccagggttggatgagattcgccctgagatgctgaaggctctggacattgTTGggttgtcatggttgacacacctcttcagtgtcgcgtggaggtctgggacagtgcctgtGGATTGGCAGACCgaggtggtggttcccattttcaaaaagggggaccggagggtgtgttccaattaccgtggaattacacttctcagcctccccgggaaagtctactccagggtgctggaaaggaggctccggccgattgtcaaaccgcagattcaggaggaacaatgcgccCTTCGTCTTGGCCGTGGAAcagcggaccagctctttacccttgcgagacttctggagggggcatggtagtttgcccatccagtctacatgtgttttgtggatttggagaaggcttatgaccgtgtccctcggggagtcttgtggggggtactgcgggagtatggggtaccgggctcgttgctacgaacTATCCtaccctatataaccaaagtgagagcagtgtccgcatactcggcacaacgtcaaacacgttcccggtgggtgttggcctccgccagggttgccccttgtctccgattctgttcgtggtcttcatggacaggatctcaaggcgcagccggggggaggaagggatccggtttggtgacctcagaattgcatctctgctttttgcagatgatgtggttcttttggcttcatcaagccgagacctccagcactcactggggcggtttgcagccgagtgtgaagcggttgggatgagagtcagcacctccaagtctgaggccatggttctctgccggaaaacggtggactgccccctctgggtggggagagaggtactgcctcaagcgaaggagttcaagtatctcggggtcttgttcacgagtgagggtagaatggaacgtgagatggacaggcagtttggtgcggcgtcagcagtgatgcgggcgttgtaccggaccgttgtggtgaagaaggagctgagtcTGAAGGCAAAGCtgtcgatttaccggtccatctacgttccaaccctcacctatggtcatgagctttgggtagtgaccgaaagaatgagatcgcgggtacaagcggccgaaatgagcttcctccgtagggtggctgggctcagccttagagatagggtgaggagctcagacatccggagggagctcggagtagagccgctgctccttcgcgtcgaaaggagccagttgaggtggtttgggcatctggtaaggatgcctcccgggcgcctcccgttagaggtgttccgggcacgtccaactggtaggaggccccggggaagacccagaacacggtggagggattatatctctcacctggcctgggaacgtctcggggtcccccaggaggagctggacgttgtggctggggagaggggcgcctggaatgccctgcttagcctgctgcccccgcgacccggccccggataagcggacgagaatggatggatggatggatggatggatggattatttctcaattaattaattgtaaaaTCAGTCAGTTGAATCAGAATTACAGTATAATACAATAATTGAATGTAATaactgtgatatatatatatataaaaacaataataatacaaatgtataataatgataataattgaaTTGATTGAAtgagttgaaaatatttttttcagagttGTGGTATAATACAGTAATTGAATGTTTAAGTGTAGTATCATATAATGTTGTATTTATAcactataaatataatataaacaagcaatcaatcagactttatttgtatagcacttttcatacaagacagatgcaaaacaaagtgctttacataaaaaagagaaagtaataataaaaataacgaaacatagaaacatatatatgcatatatatatatatatatatatatatatatatatatatatatataatagagtATACATGTAGTCATTAATAAAGAGCAGCAGAGTAACTTTGTGAGTAAATAAAGGTTGgtgggacagacagagagacagatttaGCGGCGGGCTCCTCCTCGCGCCCTCCGGGCTCCCAAAATGGATTGATGTTTCTTCCGTTCGGGTCACGTGTCTGTCCCTCCCTGGAATAACACAACTGCGCATGCGCTGCTCCGTAGCAGGTTACACGAGTTTATTTTCAGTCGTTTTCTTGGAGACGGTGGCGTAAAACTGACCACggatataatgacaacaacgtCTTCCCTGAACTTCTAGGAGGTGAAGCGTCTCCGGAGCACCGAGGTTTGGAATCTAACGGTGACATGTGAAATGTTGCTGCGTGGTTTGTGGGTATTTCCAGGCGGCAACGGACAGACCAAGCCAGGCTAGGTGAGCTAGCTTAGCGCTGGCCTCTCCGCTGGCTGAGCGTGTTGGAGCGTCGACGCGGTGTTTATCACGGCTCTGCTTGTTTGTAAACATCCGGTAATACCATCTGCATATTGACTGTTTTCACACTAAAGTGCTGTTTTAATGCACGCACAGGACGGCGGAGCTACTTAGCTGCTGCTAGCTACTCTGAGACACCGCTGTGAGTGAGTGGCCCCTTAAAGCAGCGACATCCCCCATCAAAGACCCCCTTTGACTTCCAGTCTGctcctacactgaaaaaaatagctttttttggccctgtaattattatttcaatcatctatataaattctacaaagaaatacgaattcagtgctttttctttaaaaaaaaattacttagtgattgttattatgtgtcctcagttttgtatgtaaattgaatcattcgttccaagtaattttcactaaaccagttcattagcttaattagttgatatttccaagtaaaatgaaattgagggacatcagtgaatctgcaatttactcgtgtattttcataaaaaaaataagtggttctatcaaataaatattacttagaaacagcctgagtaaagattacaaacactttctgtgtggaaaaacttgcctagcttttttaagtaaatgtcactccaattttttcagtgtattaGCCTGATTTAGGGAAAACAGGCTGAAATGCAGCGCTGATGTGTAACTGTTAGCTCAGAGCTCACGTCGCACTAACAGCAGTCATATTGTTTTGGCTGACATGGCAGCCAGCGGATACTCTGACCTGAGGGAGAAGCTGAAGTCCATGACTCCACACAGGGACgagtacaaaaataaatttgtggaCGGCACGAGTAATGGAAAGGGACGAAAGCGCAAGTTCAGAGAGTCAGACGACGATGAGTATGAGCACAGCGATGACAGCGTGGAGCACCGGGAGCAGGAGGCCAGCCGGGTGAGCAGCAGCATCCTGCAGAAGAACATCTTCACCCCAGAGGAGTGCGCCTTCATCGAGGAGAAGATCGACGACGTGGTGGCCAGAGGAGAGGCTGGACTTTACAGGGAGCACACAGTGGACAGGGCGCCCCTCCGTAACAAGTACTTCTTCGGGGAGGGGTACACGTATGGATCCCAGCTGGAGAAGCGTGGACCGGGCCAGGAGAGGCTCTACCGCAAAGGAGAGGTGGATGACATCCCAAACTGGGTGCACGAGCTGGTGATCAAGCGCCTGGTGTCCACTGGGGTGGTCCCTGAAGGCTTTGTCAACAGTGCAGTCATTAATGATTACCAACCAGGTGGCTGCATTGTGTCACATGTGGATCCTCAGCACATCTTCGCACGGCCCATCGTCTCAGTGTCCTTCTTCAGTGACAGCGCACTCTGCTTCGGCTGTCGCTTCCAGTTCAAGCCGATCCGAGTATCTGAGCCAGTGTTTGTCCTGCCTGTGAGGAGAGGGAGTGTCACAGTACTCAGGTAACTATGGCTGTGGTTGCTGTCAACATGCACTGGTTGCATTGCTGTTTAGTGTGGCTGGTAAAAGCTTATCTCTCTTTCTCAGTGGTTACGCTGCTGATGAAATCACTCACTGCATCCGACCTCAAGACATCAAGGAGCGGCGTGCAGTTATCATCCTAAGAAAGTGAGTCATCATACTTTGATTGAGAAAGGAATTAACGTGTAGAATCTCGCTCTGATCCTTACTATGCTTCCTCATTTCTCTGGTTACCAGGACCAGACCAGATGCTCCTCGACTGGACTCTGACAGCCCTTTAAGCTCTTCTCCTGTAGAGAGACGCGCTCCTCTGAAAGCCAAACGCTCTCATCGCAAAGCAGACCCTGATGCTGCTCACAGGTATACAGACACACTAAAGGTTTTCATGGGATGCTGAAAAAACAGACCTGATCTAAAGTTGAAGGCTTTAGGACAGACAGTGAGTCGGTCAATCTGAAAAACAGGGCTATGGATAGTTTAGCCTGTAATTTAAAGCAACTCCACTAACATTAGAGGAAATTGCTACATTTTTATAAGATTCATTATTAGCCTTATTAAGCTTCAGAGAAACCTGGAAAtagaaacacaacacaaacactgtcAGCAACATGATGCACAGCCACTTAACAAGCAGCTGTGGGTGAAAAAAGTAACAATGCATGCAATTTTCCCAGCAATTCACAGTTCTCCCACTCCATTTTACCCACATAAATTATGTCTTGTGATGAATATGACACATCACGATTAGACCTACATGGTCCATTTGGGTGTAAGCCCCATGTTAAATATGGAGCTCTCTCATTCATTTGTTTAAGTTTTTGTGTTAACATAGCCTAGTTGCCACTTGGAGGATTTATGCAAAACATCCCCAGGCTTGTCTGAACTTAAAAAACATTGAACTAGGCTAAACTCTTGCAAAAATGATATGAAACTGCATCCGGCAAGGCGCTGTGTTGGCCAGTCAAGTACTGTATATGTTTCAGCCAATATTCCTGGTCCATCACTGCTGTTTACATTGAGATAAGCTGTAAAGTCCTTAGTTATATCATAATTACTGTGCAGTCTTTTGATGTCTGATAAGCCCTCAAGCTCACAGATGTGTTTCTCCAATCATACTTCCTCAATCATATTTCATCGCCTCAACAGAACCTGAAACTAACCCACCCCCACCAGTGCAGCCAGACGATATGGCCAAAGTCTTCCATCCAGATTtaggtcatttcatatctcagtaattatatatcacaatatagcacGTTTCTGGTAATGCAATGAATAGTCTATATCAGAAAACCACACAGTAAGGCCTATTTTTGTATACTCCATACTCCCTGTAAGCAAAATGGTTTTCTCCAGCTTCCCagaaaaatatatgataaaacgtttatagtgtttttacaatatatatcatcatattGCCTAACACTACTTAGATATATTGGCATACTGATGTCAGACTCCCAGCAATGCAATGAGATCCTGCCTATACTGAATATAATTTTCTCACAGCTCAAATCAGACAATCGATCAGGTCGTGGTTATTAGAGATTAGAGACTGGATCTTGAGGACCTCTAAAGGCCCTTTACGTTAATCTGACAGCGATTGTACATGTCAGTGTCATGTCCCTGTATAAGTACCCTGCTGACTTTTATGCTAAAGTCACAGCAGCAATTTCACTACAGACACGAGtcagaaagaaaatgaatgaaggctgcagcagacagaaaTGATTGTCTTGTTCCACCTTCTAACATCACCATAAGAGATTAATCTTAATGATCATACTTTATGCACAAAATCAAACACTGTGTAAAAGAGCCTAGCTCAAGTGGTTAAGGAGATCAATTTTCTCAGATAAGGTCAGTCTAAAAAATGTTCCTCCTCAAAGATGAGAGCTGGGcagaaaaagttttaaaacaaattaagtaTTGTACTATCTCAGTAACAGGGCAGCAACTGGattgttttattgattaatcattAATCGTTCACTAGACTTTATCattgttttgtccaactaaCATTTCAAAACCAATAATATTAAATTTGCAATAatgtaagacaaaaaaactaatttttgcATTTGAGAACCTGGAAATATCCAATTTTTTTGGTACGTTTGCTTGATTATATTGAATGATCTCatataatatacataaaaaatattcaaatatttgcagattcattttctgttgattgaGTAATTGAGTGATTAATCTTTGCAGCTCTACACAGTAATAATCAGATCAAATATTCTCTTATGTTTTTCATTCATACCGCCtggatgaataaattaatatccAGTGTTTAGCATGCAGCATGTGAGCTAATGACAATTTTCAAAAAAGAGTCCCAACCTAACGTCACTTCATTCAAAGGCTTGTGCACTGTCCGACTTTATAAAACAGCCAGCAGACTGCTTCTCTATAATAACGTTCAATAATGAGACTGATGTGAGAATATATTAGTGGACTCACTGCAAGAAAGCGAGGGCGAGTGTCCCTCACGCCCACAATGATCATTAATTAAGACTTCAAAggcaaaataatttaaaatccaTCAGTGGTGCTGCCTGTGGAAGAACAGACAACCCTCTTCTTTCTCAGCTATCATAACACTTTTAAGCAACTGCTCTCTCTGCTCCCTCTCATGCACCAGTAAATGTCTGAATGAAGCCAGGAGGAACATTAACTTAAAAGTCACCTATATGTGAATGACAACACGCGCATATTTGAAGAGGGCTTAAAGGTGCTGAACATAACACATTAATACAGTAGTACAGATATGGAGGAGTAATGGCATCCTAAATTAACTCATGCTCTCTGTTGTAATCCAAGCCTCTCTATGCTCTGTTGTTGTAGCCGGTCCTGCCATGCATGCATGCCAGTCCCTGCATGTGTGTTACAATTGCCACTGCTCTGCACTGTGCCCATAATAGCATTTCCAGCTACACATTCCCAcaagtgtcttaaacctgcattctttctaacagccagcaggaggtgactccactggttgtaaattaccctacttttcacttgatttatcacctcagttAACCTttttctaatgagtttatgttctCAATCACCAGTTTCAGGTCTTCTTTAATGCAGCATGATGTTCGGTTTGTAAGTTATTGTCTCATTTAGAGTAATacagacgataaagcagggtatgctttaggctGGGGTTTCCTTTTAAGTGACAGGTCCCTACTGCAGCgcagtgtgtttttgtctttgaccCATTCatggtgtgttttcacttcatcagaggctattgtaacattttggttgcttAAAAATACCTTCTTCAGTTTTCCATTGGATTAAAAGACAATCTAAAGAGTCGGCGGTTGATGTTTTATTACCGATACACCATGCTAATATTTAGTCTTCATGAATCCTTTCTGCACATGCGCTGGTTGCAGGAACTCAAGACGGTGACAGCCAGAATGTGCCAAACTCGAGGCTAAAAAACAGTCCAAAGAGCAATCGGCATTGTTAGCACCATTAGCTGCAAGCCACCGGCTCGCCCACCACAATGTTGACTAAAGcccgactgatatgggattATTGAGGCAGATGCTGATTTTAGATATGGTGGCTGGCGTAGTTATTTtttgagctgaaatgaaaaaaggcctttttttcAATGTGgatactttctcaaacataaaactattaaataatattaaacactgttgtactgagaaaataaagaataaataggaataaaataaaaagctaaataaaaatcattactGTTTGCtgactactttaaaaaaaatatatatatataaaaacccaTGGCAGGcaatgttttctgcattatatattgtgtaaaaagttTTCATGATGACGCATAAGGGGGAGCATAAACAAGATACCTATGTGCCactgataggccaatatcagtcgataatatctgtcaaccgacATATCTGTCGGGCTCCAACGTTGACAGCCGTGTTCAGGCAATCGATGTGTTCTGAATGTGGTGTACAGAACCTTTAAGACACACCTGTGCAAAAGAGAGGTCTGTCACTGTAATTACGttcctttgtgtctcttttgggacttcccatgtgttaatgtgtttattgcAATAATGAAAGAGTTTACCATCAGTCGGCATGTGATTAACGAAGATCCAAATCTGACTTGTCGTCTCAATCTTTGTCCTCCCCCAGGCCGCGGGTTCTTGAGATGGATAAAGAGGAGAACAGACATCCGTCACACTCCCGTCACCGCCGTCACAGCATCAGCTCAGAGAACTACTGGAGACGTGGGCAAGACTCCGACAAACACCGGGAGAGTTCAGGACgcaaagtcaaaatgagacGCCACTGAGcccctctccatcacacacacacatacacacaggaatATAcccgtttttttttctgtaattcaaTATTGTAACATTCTTGGATCAGTTGTCATTTTCTGGCTCCAGTCTTAGTCTGGCACCAGGAGAACCGTCATCATGCTGTCTGCGTCTTGACCCGAGTCTGGATCAGTTTATTTGTTTCTGGCAGACGAAGCTCTGCTAAACAGTACAGAACCTCGAGTTTCTTCCTACAATTAGGCTCTGTTGTTAAATGACCGTTAACTGAACATTTCTTGTGTCTATGTCCATAGATACTTCAAAATggcatgtattttttgtaatcaaGATGTACAGACCGCAAGAGCTAAAAGAAAGATGTATGTATGGACTTGTACAAAGGCTGAGCTGTAATCTAACTTGTTATAATGTACAATACGTTTGTATAGTCTTTGATTGGGGGAACTTTTATGCagaaagaaacatgttttttttgcacctACATTTCTGATCCTCACCTTTTTACTGTGCCATCCCAGACCTTTGTTCTCCTCGGCCTCCCTGTCACAGTTTAAGTTGAAACGGCTGGCAGATGTGCAGCCGTGCTTTGTGTTAGGATTTGATTCAGCTGTATGGCTCATCCTGGTGAAAGTCACAATACGTTGCATCAACAAAACTGATGATTTATGGAGTGATTTGAAACTCTGGCCTTGTTTTGCACTCCTGTTTTCGGTTCAAAGTTGCTTTACCTTATATAGTGACAGAACCCATGTTTTTGCTGTTCTGTATTAAATCAAAGTTTTCCCTCATTTAAACTGGGTGATAGTTGGGTCAGACAGAACAAAACCAACCCTATTATGTCTTGTTTAACTTGTGTCTAAACACGCGGCCGAGAAGAAACTCAATTTCCAGATGTATTTGTCCTTGTGATTTGCTGTGTAAACACAGATAAATTTGTTTCTTGCTCCCAGTCAGCCACATTTGGCAGAGGTACTTATTAGTTCACTGCTAGGTTAGTCTGGAGttacacatgaataaaaatagcctcGCTTCAGAGGAGAAATTACTTTCTAAAAGCAGGCTGAGTTGTGTTCATGGATTTATGAAGCTCTCGTAGAGTTCTGAACTCCAACAAGCAGGCAAAAGTTAAATATTGGATCTCTTCAAACAGAATGGGACACTAACTTTGTGGACATGGTGGCACAGGAGAGGGTTTCACTGGACACATTTTGGGCTGACTGAAATAAAGCTGAAATTGTTTCCACAGAGTTTGTGTGCCATTCATTAACCCTCTGTTATATAAATGATTATCTAGATATGATAAAAGGgatgtataaatgtgtttttcacaagCTAAAATTGCTTAAATAataggaaatgaaaaaaaatcaaagttgtcctatttaatgtaattttataatgttcaattattattttcatatagTGTTTATCAGCATGTTTTTAGTCaaatttatatttcataattataacCCAGGAGGCCACTTGGCTCGTTTTTTTGACTGGTAATTTACACAAAAGTTGGCTAATATATAGTAATAAAATTTGTGCTGAAAATCACAATCCCTTCTGATTTCCAGTGTAGCATTTTACAATCCAGGTAAGACTGTACActtataaaatgataaaataaataaaaaatatcaggttCTAAATCTGGTCCCCTGACAGTCAGTTCACTTCCATTTCTTATGATTTTGCAATGATTTGGACTCTGTCGTTTCTTTATGCTGGTCATACAGAGACACCAGTATTAAattgagactgtttcataaccagttaaaatcTCTCGTCCTTGCTTTATACAAATTATTAAATCTATTCAAGTTTGGGAACCAACTAGAAAATGTCCAGCTTTGTGAAACCTatacagcatatatatatataagtatatatactTAATATAAAATACAGATGCAACAAGTCTGtagtaaataaagatatgttcaaatacaattttgaaataaattttaagtgaataaatataattaatgatGTGTTCTACTGGGGGAATGTTCTAGGTTTCTGTCCACTTCGGGCTCACGTCCTCTAATCATTCAGGTCTTCACTCATTCTACCCAGACAGGAACCAATCCTGAGTGGACTTCACAAATCAGTGGCCTCAGCTCAGACCCTGTTACTGGATGAATTCTGACTTCAGTTGAGAATCAGAATAAAGTGGATGGTTTGTCATTCATAAAGGCCACTTTGAGCAGGAAGATACACTGTTCGTAAAGCAGCCATCCTCATTCAAATCTAACAGTTTTAATACTTGTTTTATTGCTTAATGTTCATTTACGcttttaagataa carries:
- the alkbh5 gene encoding RNA demethylase ALKBH5, which encodes MAASGYSDLREKLKSMTPHRDEYKNKFVDGTSNGKGRKRKFRESDDDEYEHSDDSVEHREQEASRVSSSILQKNIFTPEECAFIEEKIDDVVARGEAGLYREHTVDRAPLRNKYFFGEGYTYGSQLEKRGPGQERLYRKGEVDDIPNWVHELVIKRLVSTGVVPEGFVNSAVINDYQPGGCIVSHVDPQHIFARPIVSVSFFSDSALCFGCRFQFKPIRVSEPVFVLPVRRGSVTVLSGYAADEITHCIRPQDIKERRAVIILRKTRPDAPRLDSDSPLSSSPVERRAPLKAKRSHRKADPDAAHRPRVLEMDKEENRHPSHSRHRRHSISSENYWRRGQDSDKHRESSGRKVKMRRH